The following are encoded together in the bacterium genome:
- a CDS encoding type II toxin-antitoxin system Phd/YefM family antitoxin has translation MKEVPLSEVKDDLSRYLRQAAKEEIVITRHGKAAGVLIGFDSEDEWFDYRLENDPPFFDRIAAARGSLRAGKGVRLEDLDDVGAAGEEEASAGRRKQAPARRAPSGRARTR, from the coding sequence ATGAAGGAAGTCCCGTTGTCGGAAGTGAAAGACGACCTGTCTCGCTACCTGCGCCAGGCGGCGAAGGAAGAGATCGTGATCACGCGCCATGGCAAGGCGGCCGGCGTCCTGATCGGTTTTGACTCCGAGGATGAGTGGTTCGATTACCGGCTGGAGAACGATCCGCCCTTTTTCGATCGCATCGCTGCGGCGCGGGGCAGCCTGCGCGCCGGCAAGGGAGTCCGCTTGGAGGATCTCGACGATGTGGGAGCGGCCGGTGAAGAGGAGGCGTCGGCTGGCAGAAGGAAGCAGGCCCCGGCCAGGCGTGCGCCGTCAGGCCGCGCGCGCACCCGGTGA
- a CDS encoding type II toxin-antitoxin system RelE/ParE family toxin: MRHLIVLAPEAVEDLEALRAADRAAVRDALERWLRHEPTKTSRSRIKRLRGMRRPQYRLRVEDVRIFCDVVEQRVEVLAVVAKSHAAAWLERHGEPGPQASGE; encoded by the coding sequence ATGCGCCATTTGATCGTCCTGGCCCCCGAGGCAGTGGAGGATCTCGAGGCGCTGAGAGCCGCCGATCGAGCAGCGGTTCGGGACGCTCTGGAGCGATGGCTGCGCCATGAACCAACGAAGACCAGCCGAAGCCGGATCAAGAGGCTGCGGGGCATGCGTCGCCCGCAGTACCGTCTCCGCGTGGAGGATGTCCGAATCTTCTGCGACGTGGTCGAGCAACGCGTCGAAGTGCTGGCGGTCGTGGCGAAGTCGCACGCGGCCGCCTGGCTCGAGCGCCACGGCGAACCGGGTCCTCAGGCGTCCGGAGAATGA
- a CDS encoding BrnT family toxin, with translation MRFEWDGRKAWANRAKHGVSFEEAITAFDDPFALVAVDTRHSTPDEERTWLIGAADVAALVVVYTTRDAGEVFRIISARRASRRERKRYEEARGISV, from the coding sequence GTGCGGTTCGAGTGGGATGGTCGGAAGGCCTGGGCGAACCGCGCGAAGCACGGCGTCAGCTTCGAGGAAGCGATTACAGCATTCGATGATCCATTTGCCCTGGTGGCGGTCGATACGCGCCACTCGACGCCGGATGAGGAGCGCACATGGCTGATCGGGGCCGCGGATGTTGCCGCCCTCGTCGTCGTCTACACAACCCGGGACGCGGGCGAGGTGTTTCGTATCATCAGTGCGCGGCGTGCCAGCCGGCGGGAGCGGAAGCGCTATGAAGAAGCTCGAGGAATTTCCGTTTGA
- a CDS encoding BrnA antitoxin family protein, with amino-acid sequence MKKLEEFPFEKARRRTAREVEAARKAIETKLGTTRPRRGRPPKGDDKYTPVSIRLDPRVLAWAKREAKKRGLGYQTIINQALLKASA; translated from the coding sequence ATGAAGAAGCTCGAGGAATTTCCGTTTGAGAAGGCCCGGCGACGAACCGCCCGCGAAGTCGAGGCCGCACGCAAGGCCATCGAAACCAAGCTGGGCACGACGCGGCCGCGGCGCGGGCGTCCCCCCAAGGGCGACGACAAGTACACCCCGGTATCAATCCGACTCGATCCACGCGTCCTCGCCTGGGCCAAGCGCGAAGCCAAGAAGCGCGGGCTCGGGTATCAGACGATCATCAACCAGGCCCTACTGAAGGCGTCCGCCTGA
- a CDS encoding helix-turn-helix transcriptional regulator produces the protein MKSETMKRLEKISGGSLTLGRAIESIRKSEDLSQDECAKKLGVSKSHLCDVEKGRKTVSPERAAKWARTLGYPESVLVRLAIQGELDAAGLRYRVEIEAA, from the coding sequence ATGAAGTCGGAGACAATGAAGCGGCTGGAGAAGATTTCGGGCGGCTCCCTGACCCTCGGCAGGGCCATCGAGTCCATCCGGAAGAGCGAGGACCTCTCGCAGGACGAGTGCGCCAAGAAGCTCGGCGTCTCGAAGTCGCATCTCTGCGACGTTGAGAAGGGGCGCAAGACCGTGAGTCCCGAGCGTGCGGCGAAGTGGGCGCGCACGCTCGGTTACCCCGAATCCGTGCTGGTGCGTCTCGCCATCCAGGGGGAACTGGACGCGGCCGGGTTGAGATACAGGGTCGAGATCGAGGCGGCGTGA
- a CDS encoding helix-turn-helix transcriptional regulator, translated as MKKPKARNPHIGGDALADVRRRVVGNPRLRARIDASVVRATIAVMVKRARSQAGLTQAQLATRAKTTQAVVARIEGGSAFTPSLDLLDRIARALGGRLSVGFEGIGTRAA; from the coding sequence ATGAAGAAGCCGAAAGCTCGCAACCCGCACATCGGCGGTGACGCGCTCGCGGACGTCCGCCGCAGGGTGGTAGGCAATCCCCGTCTGCGCGCCCGGATCGACGCGAGTGTCGTGCGGGCGACGATCGCGGTGATGGTGAAGCGAGCGCGCTCACAGGCTGGCCTGACGCAGGCGCAACTCGCCACGCGGGCGAAGACGACGCAGGCGGTCGTCGCCCGGATCGAGGGCGGCTCAGCGTTCACCCCGTCGCTCGACCTGCTGGATCGTATCGCTCGTGCCCTTGGCGGGCGCCTGTCGGTGGGGTTCGAGGGGATCGGTACACGCGCTGCCTAG
- a CDS encoding type II toxin-antitoxin system RelE/ParE family toxin, translating to MRIRYYRSAGETSRSAYIATLPTRERDDWDETLTLLGLFGLDAPVSLHQLDGKLWEVRVGRHRVAYVIVRGPEMVLLHAFKKQGQRTARSDLDLATRRAREVLGGFR from the coding sequence GTGCGCATCCGGTACTACCGCTCCGCTGGGGAGACGAGCCGGTCCGCGTATATCGCCACGCTGCCGACCCGCGAGCGAGATGACTGGGATGAGACTCTGACGCTGCTCGGACTGTTCGGTCTCGATGCGCCGGTGTCGCTGCACCAACTCGACGGCAAACTCTGGGAGGTTCGGGTAGGGCGGCACCGAGTGGCGTACGTCATCGTTCGCGGACCGGAGATGGTGCTGCTGCATGCCTTCAAGAAGCAGGGACAGCGAACGGCGCGCAGCGATCTCGACCTCGCCACGCGACGGGCGAGGGAAGTTCTGGGAGGGTTCCGATGA
- a CDS encoding BrnT family toxin, with protein sequence MRIEGITWLEAIVDKLESKHHVTTAEVEDVLAAQPRFRFVERGHKPGENVYVALGRTHAGRRLLVFFIYKPRMHDALILSAREPSRRERRLYEKK encoded by the coding sequence GTGCGGATTGAGGGCATCACATGGCTCGAAGCGATCGTCGACAAGCTGGAGAGCAAGCATCACGTGACTACTGCGGAGGTAGAGGACGTGCTCGCAGCGCAGCCGCGATTTCGCTTCGTGGAACGGGGGCACAAGCCTGGCGAGAACGTGTACGTGGCGCTTGGTCGAACGCACGCCGGCCGGCGCCTGCTCGTGTTCTTCATTTACAAACCGCGCATGCACGACGCGCTGATTCTCAGTGCGCGCGAGCCAAGCCGTCGGGAGCGGAGACTCTATGAAAAGAAGTAA
- a CDS encoding radical SAM protein, with protein sequence MSRRQQLRLAGRFLRHRFAPVHPFEVQAVLLNACNLRCAYCSCPDIKSELLTTEQWLDVIRYLGSVGTMRLKWQGGEPMLRHDFATLCAAVRAAGIRCAVVTNGTKVAANPSLLDHVDEVVFSLDSVDPGHTDAVRGAGVHGAVLEAIEVARQRPRPPRLFINMVVVRANLGEIEPMLRYCEARGIGLNVQPAMFGLPYYDAGARSLALNEGETREMYRTLARLKRAGRPLMFAAATYERAVAWPDYGQLTRPSAGRSDCVMGRVYVHIEPNGDVQPCVQTAASFRPRNLVRDGYDAALRHAQRHECGDCFSAYLNERKALFGLRPAAVVEYLRRG encoded by the coding sequence ATGTCGCGTCGCCAACAGCTCCGGCTCGCCGGCCGCTTCCTGCGCCATCGCTTCGCGCCGGTGCATCCCTTCGAGGTGCAGGCGGTGCTGCTCAATGCGTGCAACCTGCGCTGCGCCTACTGCAGTTGTCCGGACATCAAGAGCGAGCTGCTCACCACCGAGCAGTGGCTCGACGTCATCCGTTACCTGGGATCGGTCGGGACGATGCGCCTCAAGTGGCAGGGCGGCGAGCCGATGCTGCGGCACGACTTCGCCACCCTCTGCGCGGCGGTGCGGGCGGCGGGCATTCGCTGCGCCGTGGTCACCAACGGCACCAAGGTGGCGGCGAACCCGTCGCTGCTCGACCACGTCGACGAGGTGGTGTTCAGCCTCGACTCCGTCGATCCGGGGCACACCGACGCGGTGCGCGGCGCCGGCGTGCACGGCGCCGTGCTCGAGGCGATCGAAGTGGCGCGGCAGCGGCCGCGCCCGCCGCGGCTGTTCATCAACATGGTCGTGGTGCGCGCCAACCTCGGCGAGATCGAGCCCATGCTGCGCTACTGCGAAGCGCGCGGCATCGGCCTCAACGTCCAGCCGGCGATGTTCGGTCTGCCCTACTACGACGCCGGCGCCCGGTCGCTGGCGCTGAACGAGGGGGAGACGCGCGAGATGTACCGCACGCTGGCGCGCTTGAAGCGCGCCGGGCGGCCGCTGATGTTCGCCGCCGCGACCTATGAGCGTGCGGTCGCCTGGCCCGATTATGGGCAGCTCACGCGGCCCAGCGCCGGGCGCTCGGACTGCGTCATGGGCCGCGTGTACGTGCACATCGAGCCCAACGGCGACGTCCAGCCCTGCGTGCAGACCGCCGCCAGCTTTCGCCCTCGGAACCTCGTGCGCGACGGCTACGACGCGGCGCTGCGGCACGCCCAGCGGCACGAATGCGGCGATTGCTTCAGCGCCTACCTCAACGAGCGCAAGGCGCTCTTCGGGCTGCGCCCGGCGGCGGTCGTCGAGTATCTGCGCCGCGGTTGA